CTCGCGCGGGGGAGCGGGGTGCTCGTAGTTCGCGGACCGCCCGCCGGATTCCGCTCCACCCGCCGCGGGGGCGGGAGCGATCATCGGCCGGATCTCCGGTTCGAGGTGGGCCGACGGCAGCGAACGGGCCTTCTCGCGGCCCCCGTTGGCGATCACGACGGCCGCATAGGGCAGCAGGATGCCCAGCACGAGGCCCGCAATCGCCACATAACGCTCAACATTCCACAGAACCACGGCCAGGATGATCCCGAGCGTGCGCACCAGCATGGAGATGACATAGCGCCGCTGTCTGCCGCGTACGTCCTCGTCGAGCCCCCGCCTCGCTCCCGTGATTTGGAAGACCTCGGCGCTGCGCTGCTTCCGCATCACGACCCACCATCCGATTCCCTCGCCGGCCGTTCCCCGTGCCGGACCCCGACAACGGTACGCCCGCCGTGCGTCGCCCACGAGAGGGGGGACCGCTCGTCGGCGACGCACCGCGCCCCCGCCGGGCCACGTACGGGCCTGTTCCGCATGCGGCGTACGCCGGGCACACCCAGACTTGGCCCACATGCGCAGAGTGCGCCGCACGAGGAGGCGACCATGAGTTGGTTGTGGGCAATCGTCGTGGGCCTGGTACTGGGTCTGATCGCCAAAGCGATCATCCCGGGCAAGCAGCAGATCCCACTGTGGCTGACGACCGTGTTCGGAATCCTGGGCAGCATCCTCGGTAACGCGGCGGCGGGCTGGCTCGGAGTCGCGGACACCAAAGGCATCGACTGGACACGGCATGTGCTCCAGCTGATCGGCGCCATCGTGGTCGTGGGAGTGGGCGACATGCTCTGGTCGTCGATCCGGGGCGGCGGAAAGCGGGCCAGAGCGTCCAGATGAGGAGCGGGGCCGACAGCGGCCCCGAAGACAGGTCGGACAGCAGGTCGGACACCGGTACGGCCCGGTACGCCAGACGCGTACCGGGCCGTACCGCTGTCTTCCGCCGTCGCGGGCGGTCCGCCGTCCGGTCAGGAGACCGTGTCCGCCGAGACCTCGACCGCGGCGAGGTTCTTCTTGCCGCGACGCAGCACCAGCCAGCGCCCGTGCAGCAACTCCCCGGCGTCCGGGACGGCTTCGGAGTCCGTGAC
This window of the Streptomyces niveus genome carries:
- a CDS encoding DUF3099 domain-containing protein, encoding MRKQRSAEVFQITGARRGLDEDVRGRQRRYVISMLVRTLGIILAVVLWNVERYVAIAGLVLGILLPYAAVVIANGGREKARSLPSAHLEPEIRPMIAPAPAAGGAESGGRSANYEHPAPPRERT
- a CDS encoding GlsB/YeaQ/YmgE family stress response membrane protein, with amino-acid sequence MSWLWAIVVGLVLGLIAKAIIPGKQQIPLWLTTVFGILGSILGNAAAGWLGVADTKGIDWTRHVLQLIGAIVVVGVGDMLWSSIRGGGKRARASR